A genomic region of Miscanthus floridulus cultivar M001 chromosome 3, ASM1932011v1, whole genome shotgun sequence contains the following coding sequences:
- the LOC136542049 gene encoding pentatricopeptide repeat-containing protein At1g76280-like isoform X3 has product MQRILSRAARRCTNSSAAFKPPHVANAASVHSEDAPTCSNMITEYDDFTWKTSFVRPLQSEVVNALRRGDRQRASLILSNFHHTKEALTKEVFYYILEYCAEAPDPLFVMETLELMEEKAIGMSKSICRYVIRALSRGGYAKEALNCLALLGEKESTYATIPIFNIFLNACGSRANLKDAECCLEILENLFLGKSEITYCELLKLAVLQGNLPAAYDIWKDCFRYYSPNIITQRRLIRALTALGDLQSAYHILQHMVALAARSSDYLRVSSKRRYQSSRLDIPVPALNEFEDLTLPSCQGKLVTGEHLVDAQPELFEEKTRSGNNLSYKVGVDGVASTLKSAPSAGKQILRWAFNDVLHACVQFNNCQLAEHLFTEEGCYFVDGG; this is encoded by the exons ATGCAGAGGATACT ATCGAGGGCCGCTCGCCGGTGCACGAACTCCTCGGCGGCGTTCAAACCCCCTCAC GTggccaatgcagcaagtgttcacTCTGAAGACGCCCCAACTTGTTCAAACA TGATTACAGAGTATGATGATTTTACATGGAAGACTAGTTTTGTTAGACCCTTGCAATCAGAAGTTGTCAATGCTCTCCGTAGAGGTGACCGGCAGCGAGCATCATTGATTCTTTCGAACTTTCATCACACTAAGGAAGCACTGACCAAGGAAGTTTTTTATTATATATTGGAGTATTGTGCAGAGGCACCTGATCCTTTG TTTGTTATGGAAACTTTGGAACTCATGGAGGAGAAGGCCATTGGCATGAGTAAAAGTATCTGCAGATATGTCATTAGAGCTCTGAGCAGAGGGGGATATGCGAAGGAG GCACTTAACTGTCTGGCTCTTCTCGGGGAGAAAGAAAGCACTTATGCCACTATACCGATTTTTAATATCTTTCTAAATGCCTGTGGAAGTAGAGCAAATCTGAAGGATGCTGAATGCTGTCTTGAGATACTGGAAAATCTTTTTCTTGGGAAGTCTGAAATAACATACTGTGAGCTTTTGAAG CTTGCAGTGTTACAGGGAAATTTGCCTGCAGCTTATGATATCTGGAAGGATTGCTTTAGATATTATAGCCCAAACATTATCACACAAAGGAGACTTATAAGGGCTTTAACTGCGCTAGGTGACCTTCAATCTGCATATCACATCTTGCAGCATATGGTAGCCCTTGCTGCACGAAGCTCTGACTATCTGAGGGTGTCTTCTAAAAGAAGATACCAGTCATCGAGACTAGACATTCCTGTACCTGCTTTGAATGAATTTGAAGATCTCACCCTGCCATCATGTCAAGGGAAGCTGGTTACTGGCGAACATTTGGTTGATGCTCAGCCTGAGCTATTTGAGGAGAAAACTCGGTCAG GCAACAATCTTTCTTATAAGGTTGGAGTAGATGGTGTTGCAAGTACATTGAAGTCTGCACCAAGTGCAGGAAAACAAATTTTGAGATGGGCGTTCAACGATGTTTTGCATGCATGTGTACAGTTTAACAACTGTCAGTTAGCTGAGCATTTATTTACAGAG GAGGGGTGCTATTTCGTTGATGGAGGATAG
- the LOC136542049 gene encoding pentatricopeptide repeat-containing protein At1g76280-like isoform X2, whose amino-acid sequence MQRILSRAARRCTNSSAAFKPPHVANAASVHSEDAPTCSNKYDDFTWKTSFVRPLQSEVVNALRRGDRQRASLILSNFHHTKEALTKEVFYYILEYCAEAPDPLFVMETLELMEEKAIGMSKSICRYVIRALSRGGYAKEALNCLALLGEKESTYATIPIFNIFLNACGSRANLKDAECCLEILENLFLGKSEITYCELLKLAVLQGNLPAAYDIWKDCFRYYSPNIITQRRLIRALTALGDLQSAYHILQHMVALAARSSDYLRVSSKRRYQSSRLDIPVPALNEFEDLTLPSCQGKLVTGEHLVDAQPELFEEKTRSGNNLSYKVGVDGVASTLKSAPSAGKQILRWAFNDVLHACVQFNNCQLAEHLFTEIKAMERRALDFTVIHLLLSQ is encoded by the exons ATGCAGAGGATACT ATCGAGGGCCGCTCGCCGGTGCACGAACTCCTCGGCGGCGTTCAAACCCCCTCAC GTggccaatgcagcaagtgttcacTCTGAAGACGCCCCAACTTGTTCAAACA AGTATGATGATTTTACATGGAAGACTAGTTTTGTTAGACCCTTGCAATCAGAAGTTGTCAATGCTCTCCGTAGAGGTGACCGGCAGCGAGCATCATTGATTCTTTCGAACTTTCATCACACTAAGGAAGCACTGACCAAGGAAGTTTTTTATTATATATTGGAGTATTGTGCAGAGGCACCTGATCCTTTG TTTGTTATGGAAACTTTGGAACTCATGGAGGAGAAGGCCATTGGCATGAGTAAAAGTATCTGCAGATATGTCATTAGAGCTCTGAGCAGAGGGGGATATGCGAAGGAG GCACTTAACTGTCTGGCTCTTCTCGGGGAGAAAGAAAGCACTTATGCCACTATACCGATTTTTAATATCTTTCTAAATGCCTGTGGAAGTAGAGCAAATCTGAAGGATGCTGAATGCTGTCTTGAGATACTGGAAAATCTTTTTCTTGGGAAGTCTGAAATAACATACTGTGAGCTTTTGAAG CTTGCAGTGTTACAGGGAAATTTGCCTGCAGCTTATGATATCTGGAAGGATTGCTTTAGATATTATAGCCCAAACATTATCACACAAAGGAGACTTATAAGGGCTTTAACTGCGCTAGGTGACCTTCAATCTGCATATCACATCTTGCAGCATATGGTAGCCCTTGCTGCACGAAGCTCTGACTATCTGAGGGTGTCTTCTAAAAGAAGATACCAGTCATCGAGACTAGACATTCCTGTACCTGCTTTGAATGAATTTGAAGATCTCACCCTGCCATCATGTCAAGGGAAGCTGGTTACTGGCGAACATTTGGTTGATGCTCAGCCTGAGCTATTTGAGGAGAAAACTCGGTCAG GCAACAATCTTTCTTATAAGGTTGGAGTAGATGGTGTTGCAAGTACATTGAAGTCTGCACCAAGTGCAGGAAAACAAATTTTGAGATGGGCGTTCAACGATGTTTTGCATGCATGTGTACAGTTTAACAACTGTCAGTTAGCTGAGCATTTATTTACAGAG
- the LOC136542049 gene encoding pentatricopeptide repeat-containing protein At1g76280-like isoform X4 → MQRILSRAARRCTNSSAAFKPPHVANAASVHSEDAPTCSNMITEYDDFTWKTSFVRPLQSEVVNALRRGDRQRASLILSNFHHTKEALTKEVFYYILEYCAEAPDPLALNCLALLGEKESTYATIPIFNIFLNACGSRANLKDAECCLEILENLFLGKSEITYCELLKLAVLQGNLPAAYDIWKDCFRYYSPNIITQRRLIRALTALGDLQSAYHILQHMVALAARSSDYLRVSSKRRYQSSRLDIPVPALNEFEDLTLPSCQGKLVTGEHLVDAQPELFEEKTRSGNNLSYKVGVDGVASTLKSAPSAGKQILRWAFNDVLHACVQFNNCQLAEHLFTEIKAMERRALDFTVIHLLLSQ, encoded by the exons ATGCAGAGGATACT ATCGAGGGCCGCTCGCCGGTGCACGAACTCCTCGGCGGCGTTCAAACCCCCTCAC GTggccaatgcagcaagtgttcacTCTGAAGACGCCCCAACTTGTTCAAACA TGATTACAGAGTATGATGATTTTACATGGAAGACTAGTTTTGTTAGACCCTTGCAATCAGAAGTTGTCAATGCTCTCCGTAGAGGTGACCGGCAGCGAGCATCATTGATTCTTTCGAACTTTCATCACACTAAGGAAGCACTGACCAAGGAAGTTTTTTATTATATATTGGAGTATTGTGCAGAGGCACCTGATCCTTTG GCACTTAACTGTCTGGCTCTTCTCGGGGAGAAAGAAAGCACTTATGCCACTATACCGATTTTTAATATCTTTCTAAATGCCTGTGGAAGTAGAGCAAATCTGAAGGATGCTGAATGCTGTCTTGAGATACTGGAAAATCTTTTTCTTGGGAAGTCTGAAATAACATACTGTGAGCTTTTGAAG CTTGCAGTGTTACAGGGAAATTTGCCTGCAGCTTATGATATCTGGAAGGATTGCTTTAGATATTATAGCCCAAACATTATCACACAAAGGAGACTTATAAGGGCTTTAACTGCGCTAGGTGACCTTCAATCTGCATATCACATCTTGCAGCATATGGTAGCCCTTGCTGCACGAAGCTCTGACTATCTGAGGGTGTCTTCTAAAAGAAGATACCAGTCATCGAGACTAGACATTCCTGTACCTGCTTTGAATGAATTTGAAGATCTCACCCTGCCATCATGTCAAGGGAAGCTGGTTACTGGCGAACATTTGGTTGATGCTCAGCCTGAGCTATTTGAGGAGAAAACTCGGTCAG GCAACAATCTTTCTTATAAGGTTGGAGTAGATGGTGTTGCAAGTACATTGAAGTCTGCACCAAGTGCAGGAAAACAAATTTTGAGATGGGCGTTCAACGATGTTTTGCATGCATGTGTACAGTTTAACAACTGTCAGTTAGCTGAGCATTTATTTACAGAG
- the LOC136542049 gene encoding pentatricopeptide repeat-containing protein At1g76280-like isoform X1: MQRILSRAARRCTNSSAAFKPPHVANAASVHSEDAPTCSNMITEYDDFTWKTSFVRPLQSEVVNALRRGDRQRASLILSNFHHTKEALTKEVFYYILEYCAEAPDPLFVMETLELMEEKAIGMSKSICRYVIRALSRGGYAKEALNCLALLGEKESTYATIPIFNIFLNACGSRANLKDAECCLEILENLFLGKSEITYCELLKLAVLQGNLPAAYDIWKDCFRYYSPNIITQRRLIRALTALGDLQSAYHILQHMVALAARSSDYLRVSSKRRYQSSRLDIPVPALNEFEDLTLPSCQGKLVTGEHLVDAQPELFEEKTRSGNNLSYKVGVDGVASTLKSAPSAGKQILRWAFNDVLHACVQFNNCQLAEHLFTEIKAMERRALDFTVIHLLLSQ, encoded by the exons ATGCAGAGGATACT ATCGAGGGCCGCTCGCCGGTGCACGAACTCCTCGGCGGCGTTCAAACCCCCTCAC GTggccaatgcagcaagtgttcacTCTGAAGACGCCCCAACTTGTTCAAACA TGATTACAGAGTATGATGATTTTACATGGAAGACTAGTTTTGTTAGACCCTTGCAATCAGAAGTTGTCAATGCTCTCCGTAGAGGTGACCGGCAGCGAGCATCATTGATTCTTTCGAACTTTCATCACACTAAGGAAGCACTGACCAAGGAAGTTTTTTATTATATATTGGAGTATTGTGCAGAGGCACCTGATCCTTTG TTTGTTATGGAAACTTTGGAACTCATGGAGGAGAAGGCCATTGGCATGAGTAAAAGTATCTGCAGATATGTCATTAGAGCTCTGAGCAGAGGGGGATATGCGAAGGAG GCACTTAACTGTCTGGCTCTTCTCGGGGAGAAAGAAAGCACTTATGCCACTATACCGATTTTTAATATCTTTCTAAATGCCTGTGGAAGTAGAGCAAATCTGAAGGATGCTGAATGCTGTCTTGAGATACTGGAAAATCTTTTTCTTGGGAAGTCTGAAATAACATACTGTGAGCTTTTGAAG CTTGCAGTGTTACAGGGAAATTTGCCTGCAGCTTATGATATCTGGAAGGATTGCTTTAGATATTATAGCCCAAACATTATCACACAAAGGAGACTTATAAGGGCTTTAACTGCGCTAGGTGACCTTCAATCTGCATATCACATCTTGCAGCATATGGTAGCCCTTGCTGCACGAAGCTCTGACTATCTGAGGGTGTCTTCTAAAAGAAGATACCAGTCATCGAGACTAGACATTCCTGTACCTGCTTTGAATGAATTTGAAGATCTCACCCTGCCATCATGTCAAGGGAAGCTGGTTACTGGCGAACATTTGGTTGATGCTCAGCCTGAGCTATTTGAGGAGAAAACTCGGTCAG GCAACAATCTTTCTTATAAGGTTGGAGTAGATGGTGTTGCAAGTACATTGAAGTCTGCACCAAGTGCAGGAAAACAAATTTTGAGATGGGCGTTCAACGATGTTTTGCATGCATGTGTACAGTTTAACAACTGTCAGTTAGCTGAGCATTTATTTACAGAG
- the LOC136542049 gene encoding pentatricopeptide repeat-containing protein At1g76280-like isoform X5 → MQRILSRAARRCTNSSAAFKPPHVANAASVHSEDAPTCSNMITEYDDFTWKTSFVRPLQSEVVNALRRGDRQRASLILSNFHHTKEALTKEVFYYILEYCAEAPDPLFVMETLELMEEKAIGMSKSICRYVIRALSRGGYAKEALNCLALLGEKESTYATIPIFNIFLNACGSRANLKDAECCLEILENLFLGKSEITYCELLKLAVLQGNLPAAYDIWKDCFRYYSPNIITQRRLIRALTALGDLQSAYHILQHMVALAARSSDYLRVSSKRRYQSSRLDIPVPALNEFEDLTLPSCQGKLVTGEHLVDAQPELFEEKTRSALFRQQSFL, encoded by the exons ATGCAGAGGATACT ATCGAGGGCCGCTCGCCGGTGCACGAACTCCTCGGCGGCGTTCAAACCCCCTCAC GTggccaatgcagcaagtgttcacTCTGAAGACGCCCCAACTTGTTCAAACA TGATTACAGAGTATGATGATTTTACATGGAAGACTAGTTTTGTTAGACCCTTGCAATCAGAAGTTGTCAATGCTCTCCGTAGAGGTGACCGGCAGCGAGCATCATTGATTCTTTCGAACTTTCATCACACTAAGGAAGCACTGACCAAGGAAGTTTTTTATTATATATTGGAGTATTGTGCAGAGGCACCTGATCCTTTG TTTGTTATGGAAACTTTGGAACTCATGGAGGAGAAGGCCATTGGCATGAGTAAAAGTATCTGCAGATATGTCATTAGAGCTCTGAGCAGAGGGGGATATGCGAAGGAG GCACTTAACTGTCTGGCTCTTCTCGGGGAGAAAGAAAGCACTTATGCCACTATACCGATTTTTAATATCTTTCTAAATGCCTGTGGAAGTAGAGCAAATCTGAAGGATGCTGAATGCTGTCTTGAGATACTGGAAAATCTTTTTCTTGGGAAGTCTGAAATAACATACTGTGAGCTTTTGAAG CTTGCAGTGTTACAGGGAAATTTGCCTGCAGCTTATGATATCTGGAAGGATTGCTTTAGATATTATAGCCCAAACATTATCACACAAAGGAGACTTATAAGGGCTTTAACTGCGCTAGGTGACCTTCAATCTGCATATCACATCTTGCAGCATATGGTAGCCCTTGCTGCACGAAGCTCTGACTATCTGAGGGTGTCTTCTAAAAGAAGATACCAGTCATCGAGACTAGACATTCCTGTACCTGCTTTGAATGAATTTGAAGATCTCACCCTGCCATCATGTCAAGGGAAGCTGGTTACTGGCGAACATTTGGTTGATGCTCAGCCTGAGCTATTTGAGGAGAAAACTCGGTCAG CTTTGTTCAGGCAACAATCTTTCTTATAA